CGGCAACAAGAGCCACGAGCCCTTGGTACACGCGAAAGTGTCAAAACGGAACCTTCGCGGAAGTTCGCTAAAACCCTTGATACACGCGAAAGTGTCAAAACGGAACCTTCGCGGAAGTTCGTTAAAGATACACCACAAACCCTTGATACACGCGAAAGTGTCAAAAAGAGTCACGATCTAGACTATACTAATAATTTAGATACTAATAGATATAATATAGATACTCAAAAGTTGGACTTTTCCACAGCCCAATTCTCACCAGCAGAACTAGAAAAGCAAAACAAGGATTTGGTGAAACATGCTAATGATTTCTTAACTGATAAAGATAGTGGCTTACCAGTTTTCTTAGAACCCGAAGCCGTACAATTACTTAGTTTCTGGTGCCGAACTCCGCAACAAATGCGCCGGTTTATTGGTATCATTCTGAATGCTAAATATCGAGTTGAAAAGGATCATCAGGACATTGGCGTCATAATCCCACTTGATGATGAGGAACTGAAGCCTTTAATGACTAAAGCCTTGAGACGCTACTTTAACGCCCTGAGAAGCAATGAGAAGCACATCAAGAATGTTGAGAACTACTTGTACGGCACCATGCAAAACCTATTTGGCGTTTGGTGGAATAAACAAGCGGCTAGAGAATATGCGGCTAAACACCCCGAAGAAGAAAAGTCGGCCGACAACGATAACAGTGGGTTGTACTACTAGTCCTAAAAGGCTACAAAATCCTTTCTAAGCAGTTTTAAGACTTACTAACCTATTTATACTTAAGCTAGATTTAAATGGCTTAAACAGAAGAATAGGGGCTTTTAAATGAGTGCCAGAGCTAACCAGGCTAACCAGCTCAAAAGTTCAGCCTTTAGATCAACGCCAAGCTCAAGTGATTTGAGGCCAGGGCTTTATCTATTGATAGGGTACTCAAAAGGTAGTATAATGGTAGTAGTAAAATAAAGGAGATGAGACAATCATGGCAGTTAAGGCAAAGAAACGGGTCCAAGTCAAGATTGATAAAGATTTGGCCGATGATACCGAAGCAGTTTTAAGCGAATTGGGCTTAAATCCAACCACGGCCATTAACATGTTTTACAAGCGGATTGTTGCTAATGGTGCTTTACCTTTTAATGCGTCTTTAAGCGAAGAAGAAAGAGCTAATTTACGCTTTTTAAAGGCGACCGAAGGGACACCAGTCACCGAGTTCAAAGACGCTAAAGAGGTCGCTGATTGGCTCAACGATCCAGATGAGGACTAATGACTTAGTCAGCCTATACGTTAGTTTTGTAGAAACTAACGGTGGCAAGTCTCGGCCAGTTTTAATTCGTCGGGTATCAGAACAGACGGTCGAGGCTTTTAAAATTACTAGTCAGTATGAAAAGAAGT
The Lactiplantibacillus brownii genome window above contains:
- a CDS encoding replication initiator protein A → MNQTNFNFIESEKAYATRFFQFPQVLIYGSQYKTLSDSAKLGYMILHDRLDYSLKNNWVDEDNRVYFIFTNQELTDLMGWSKKKVIRVKNELENQGLLFQKAMHFNPKTGKNEPNRLYLADLEVTATDIYTKSRQQEPRALGTRESVKTEPSRKFAKTLDTRESVKTEPSRKFVKDTPQTLDTRESVKKSHDLDYTNNLDTNRYNIDTQKLDFSTAQFSPAELEKQNKDLVKHANDFLTDKDSGLPVFLEPEAVQLLSFWCRTPQQMRRFIGIILNAKYRVEKDHQDIGVIIPLDDEELKPLMTKALRRYFNALRSNEKHIKNVENYLYGTMQNLFGVWWNKQAAREYAAKHPEEEKSADNDNSGLYY
- a CDS encoding type II toxin-antitoxin system RelB/DinJ family antitoxin; this translates as MAVKAKKRVQVKIDKDLADDTEAVLSELGLNPTTAINMFYKRIVANGALPFNASLSEEERANLRFLKATEGTPVTEFKDAKEVADWLNDPDED